The Coccidioides posadasii str. Silveira chromosome 3, complete sequence genome contains a region encoding:
- a CDS encoding uncharacterized protein (EggNog:ENOG410PYI1~COG:S) translates to MPLKTQMKTLGEAKESDAACIADIHIAAFETNVQFIAQFPTPPVRKGLWTSLRDKAISEIRDPKWVVLVVRNEEDQVIGFAKWCRPILKSENYEEPPWQWPEGTNMAALNEWTAKVEAANAKILHNTPCYRLSFCATDPRYQRQGVASLLVGWGIRRSKEENIPVALESTPEGTIFYEKLGFKAEGRISMQLDGVGQDGASVLYEETCFVFWPDFVG, encoded by the exons ATGCCACTGAAAACACAGATGAAGACTCTGGGCGAGGCGAAAGAGTCGGACGCGGCCTGCATCGCCGACATCCACATCGCCGCATTCGAGACCAACGTGCAGTTCATCGCGCAATTCCCAACCCCTCCTGTCCGCAAGGGTTTATGGACATCACTAAGGGACAAGGCAATTAGCGAAATACGCGATCCAAAGTGGGTGGTCCTAGTTGTTCGCAACGAGGAGGATCAAGTCATCGGCTTTGCGAAGTGGTGTCGCCCCATCCTGAAATCCGAGAACTATGAGGAACCGCCCTGGCAATGGCCAGAAGGAACAAATATGGCCGCCTTAAACGAGTGGACGGCGAAGGTCGAAGCTGCAAACGCAAAGATCCTCCACAATACGCCCTGCTACC GTTTAAGTTTCTGTGCTACGGATCCTCGCTATCAACGCCAGGGAGTGGCTTCTTTGCTGGTAGGATGGGGTATACGTCGCAGCAAGGAAGAGAATATTCCCGTTGCCCTCGAGAGCACACCCGAGGGAACAATTTTCTACGAAAAGCTCGGTTTCAAGGCAGAAGGACGGATCTCCATGCAACTAGATGGTGTAGGCCAGGATGGCGCATCCGTACTCTATGAGGAAACCTGCTTTGTCTTCTGGCCGGATTTCGTAGGCTGA
- a CDS encoding uncharacterized protein (EggNog:ENOG410PHFY~COG:E~TransMembrane:12 (i47-63o83-104i125-150o170-190i197-218o238-264i276-297o333-355i385-403o409-434i446-464o484-503i)) yields MSIFEDKPKDIAGSDTNESSELGGDIRDTDHTLEVLGYVPELKRNRSLITLLFQSLAIAAIPYGEGGPLLSSIYGGGQRSIFIGWLAVLVLDECIALSLSELASRYPTSAGPYYWSFQIAQKHKVILSFVTGWVWLIGNWTITLSVNFGFASLIAATVSLFHPTWVATDWQLVLIFYAVCLLAFVIVAFGNRFLPQVDIVCAGWTALTIIIIMIALSVKAGAGRHSISYALTHYDTSLAGWGEFTFFIGLLPVAYCFSAIGMISSMAEEVANPAVIVPRAISLCVPVGGIAGLFFIIPICVTLPPLLDIIEQAPGGQALPYIFSVVMDSPGGALGLMTLVLIVTLFCSISITTAASRTTWAFARDDAIPLASVWARVNKKLGVPVYALALVTLVEMLLGIINIGSSSAFTAFVSVGVIALAVSYAMPIGISVWYGRREVLQAQWNLGRVIGPVVNSIALVWIAFELVLFSMPTALPVTATSMSYASVVFAGFLVISAVWYVVYARKSYKGPPASDGI; encoded by the exons ATGTCGATTTTCGAAGACAAGCCGAAGGACATTGCTGGTTCCGATACAAATGAGAGCAGCGAGCTAGGTGGCGATATTCGAGACACCGACCACACCCTCGAAGTACTGGGATATGTCCCTGAACTAAAACGCAATCGTTCTTTGATCACACTCCTCTTTCAATCCCTCGCGATCGCTGCTATTCCGTATGGGGAGGGAGGGCCTCTGCTTAGCTCCATATACGGAGGCGGACAACGTTCCATATTCATAGGATGGCTAGCCGTCCTTGTCCTAGACGAATGTATTGCCCTTTCGCTCAGCGAGCTTGCATCGCGATATCCAACGTCAGCAGGGCCATACTACTGGTCATTCCAGATTGCCCAAAAGCACAAAGTGATTCTGTCGTTCGTGACGGGATGGGTATGGCTCATCGGGAACTGGACGATCACCCTCTCCGTCAACTTCGGATTCGCCTCCTTAATAGCAGCAACGGTATCACTCTTCCATCCAACATGGGTTGCAACAGATTGGCAACTGGTCCTCATCTTTTACGCCGTCTGCCTCCTGGCCTTTGTGATCGTTGCTTTTGGCAATCGCTTTCTCCCACAGGTAGACATCGTCTGCGCCGGCTGGACAGCACTCACCATCATAATCATCATGATCGCCCTTTCAGTCAAAGCGGGAGCCGGTAGACACAGTATTTCATACGCCCTCACGCATTATGACACCTCCTTAGCCGGTTGGGGTGAATTCACTTTCTTCATTGGCCTTCTTCCAGTCGCATACTGCTTCTCCGCCATTGGCATGATCTCCTCCATGGCCGAAGAAGTCGCCAATCCAGCCGTCATAGTGCCCCGCGCAATCAGCTTGTGCGTGCCCGTCGGAGGTATCGCAggcctcttcttcatcatcccGATCTGCGTCACCCTCCCACCACTCCTGGATATAATCGAACAGGCACCAGGCGGGCAAGCTCTCCCCTACATCTTCAGCGTGGTCATGGACTCCCCCGGTGGCGCCCTAGGCCTCATGACACTCGTCCTCATCGTCACGCTCTTTTGCTCCATCAGCATCACCACAGCCGCGTCCCGCACAACCTGGGCCTTCGCGCGCGACGACGCGATCCCGCTCGCCAGTGTCTGGGCGCGGGTGAACAAGAAACTCGGCGTGCCCGTGTACGCTCTGGCCCTCGTGACCCTCGTCGAGATGCTCCTGGGCATCATCAACATCGGTAGCTCGAGCGCCTTCACCGCGTTCGTGTCCGTGGGCGTGATCGCGCTGGCGGTCAGCTACGCGATGCCCATCGGCATCAGCGTATGGTACGGCCGGCGCGAGGTGCTGCAGGCGCAGTGGAATCTTGGTCGCGTCATCGGGCCGGTTGTCAATTCGATTGCGCTGGTGTGGATTGCGTTTGAGCTGGTACTATTCAGCATGCCGACTGCGTTGCCGGTGACGGCGACATCGATGTCGTATGCGAGTGTGGTGTTCGCGGGCTTCCTGGTGATATCGGCGGTGTGGTATGTTGTGTATGCGAGGAAAT CCTACAAGGGTCCACCGGCATCCGACGGAATTTAA
- a CDS encoding uncharacterized protein (EggNog:ENOG410PM5M~COG:E~BUSCO:1600at33183) — MADLQDLRCLIYSHPIIDNHAHNILRKDTATDYARYPLEAVTSEAQGEALIDHATKTLAHHRAVNQLAGLYGCEPEWESIKAARQKVVEIEYNGLVKRCLEGTHTLLIDDGLTDGREVEVFSWHDAFTSSPTKTLVRIEAVAAKQMEKHVQDLRNRVPPITIQTVQIDHFFSYPDFREGFVKAIQDSLDDPNVAGFKSVICYRTGLKDIKWPSQGELQTSFFRILSATLENGESRICDKPLNDWILRMTLRCIQRKWAGTGSKKPIQFHTGLGDTDIDLSLSNPAHLQSLIEEFRDVDFVLLHSSYPYTREAGYLASMYSNAYLDIGEVFPMISRDGQLSILRQSLELVPTCKILWSTDGHFHPETYLLANKQFREIMDTVLVECVEKQDFTFSQAMDAAKDIMFNNSNLLYKLNQTPKFSLSDTAQCNSGSLVTSKKASSILDTFLRSNPHVEFIWAIFIDYTATIRVRMFSIREFMKLAGGKRRVGITLAVFNILQTDAIVPPHPLIAGQFYLKPDLDTLSVNIGLSSNSATVMTFWETEDGGPQDGCPRLTLENIVNRCETQFNLKLLCGFEVEVVFMEKFTSDEGLTVYKPWLTNHSWSNMTSDTRRALPLIEEIVRELAQIDIHVEQFHAESSPGQFEFILPPDSPLAAVDTLLKARQTIVHLAERHGLRATLYPRPYSSAAGTAAHVHISINPPTKEASFLAGLLNHLPAILPFTLPQDASYERVKEGIWAGGVWVAWGRQNRETPVRGIRGGHWEIKSMDGLANPYLGVAAIIAGGYLGMRSELELKTEDCSVDTASLSLAQREALGIQARMPTSLDQALAALEADTDLQSILGKWVEKYIGVRRGEHDMLSKMGKRERKTWLIERY, encoded by the exons ATGGCTGACCTTCAAGACCTGCGATGCCTTATCTACAGCCATCCTATCATTGATAACCATGCCCACAATATCCTCAGAAAGGATACTGCAACCGATTACGCCCGGTATCCGCTAGAGGCAGTGACTTCTGAAGCCCAGGGGGAGGCATTGATCGATCACGCCACCAAAACCCTCGCCCACCATAGAGCTGTCAATCAGCTTGCCGGGTTGTATGGCTGCGAGCCGGAGTGGGAGTCTATAAAGGCTGCGAGGCAAAAAGTAGTTGAAATCGAGTATAATGGGCTGGTGAAACGGTGCTTGGAAGGAACGCATACACTGCTAATCGACGACGGGCTGACCGACGGTCGGGAGGTAGAGGTCTTTTCATGGCACGACGCTTTCACAAGTAGCCCGACTAAGACCCTAGTCCGAATCGAAGCCGTTGCGGCAAAGCAAATGGAAAAGCACGTTCAAGACCTGCGAAACCGGGTTCCTCCGATAACTATTCAAACAGTGCAGATAGACCACTTCTTCTCTTATCCTGACTTTCGAGAAGGATTTGTGAAGGCCATACAAGATTCGCTAGATGATCCTAATGTGGCCGGATTTAAATCGGTTATCTGCTATCGAACTGGacttaaagatatcaaatGGCCCTCTCAGGGCGAATTACAGACGTCATTTTTCCGCATCCTCTCTGCTACCCTCGAGAATGGAGAGAGCCGTATTTGTGACAAACCGTTAAATGACTGGATTCTCCGGATGACCCTTCGTTGCATTCAACGAAAATGGGCTGGAACCGGTTCAAAGAAACCTATCCAGTTCCATACAGGCCTCGGTGACACTGACATTGATTTGAGCCTGTCCAATCCAGCGCATCTCCAATCTCTTATTGAGGAATTCCGTGACGTTGATTTTGTGTTACTGCATTCATCGTACCCATATACTCGGGAAGCCGGGTATCTGGCATCTATGTACAGCAATGCCTATCTAGATATTGGAGAAGTATTCCCGATGATCAGTAGAGATGGTCAGCTATCAATTCTACGCCAGTCTTTGGAATTGGTCCCTACATGCAAGATTCTCTGGAGCACCGACGGGCATTTTCATCCGGAGACATACTTGTTGGCGAATAAGCAATTCAGAGAGATAATGGATACG GTTCTCGTCGAATGTGTCGAGAAGCAAGATTTTACTTTCTCCCAAGCAATGGATGCCGCCAAGGATATTATGTTTAACAATTCCAATCTACTTTACAAGCTTAATCAGACACCTAAATTCTCTCTCTCGGATACTGCTCAATGCAATTCTGGATCCCTGGTGACGTCCAAAAAGGCATCTTCGATTTTGGACACGTTTTTGAGGAGCAATCCACACGTAGAGTTTATATGGGCTATATTCATTGATTACACAGCTACTATCCGTGTTCGCATGTTTTCGATTCGAGAGTTTATGAAATTGGCTGGGGGAAAACGCAGGGTTGGAATTACTTTGGCGGTATTCAATATTCTCCAGACCGACGCAATAGTCCCTCCGCATCCACTTATTGCTGGCCAGTTTTATCTAAAGCCCGATCTAGACACTCTGAGTGTCAACATTGGCCTCTCATCAAACAGCGCCACCGTCATGACCTTCTGGGAGACCGAAGATGGCGGACCGCAGGATGGTTGTCCGAGGCTAACCCTCGAGAATATAGTTAACAGGTGTGAAACGCAATTCAACCTCAAACTTTTATGTGGTTTTGAAGTTGAAGTGGTCTTTATGGAGAAATTCACTTCCGATGAAGGTTTAACTGTTTACAAACCTTGGCTCACGAATCATTCATGGTCGAACATGACATCCGACACCCGCCGTGCTTTACCCCttattgaagaaattgtCCGCGAGCTGGCGCAAATAGACATCCACGTTGAGCAATTTCATGCTGAATCCAGCCCTGGCCAATTTGAGTTCATTCTCCCTCCCGATTCGCCGCTGGCCGCGGTAGACACACTCCTCAAAGCCCGGCAGACAATTGTCCACTTAGCTGAACGCCATGGCCTCCGAGCAACTCTATACCCACGCCCGTACTCTTCTGCAGCCGGAACAGCCGCACATGTTCATATCTCGATCAATCCACCCACGAAAGAAGCTTCTTTCCTTGCTGGATTGTTGAACCATTTACCTGCCATCCTACCATTCACATTACCACAGGATGCCAGCTACGAGCGTGTGAAGGAAGGGATCTGGGCGGGAGGTGTTTGGGTTGCATGGGGACGGCAAAATCGAGAGACACCGGTGAGAGGCATACGCGGTGGCCATTGGGAGATCAAGTCCATGGATGGATTGGCGAATCCATACTTGGGCGTTGCGGCAATAATTGCAGGTGGTTATTTGGGGATGCGATCCGAGCTGGAGTTAAAAACGGAAGACTGCAGTG TTGATACAGCTTCCCTCTCTCTCGCCCAGAGAGAAGCGCTGGGCATTCAAGCCCGCATGCCAACTTCATTGGACCAGGCACTCGCTGCGCTAGAAGCCGATACGGATCTTCAAAGCATCCTGGGTAAATGGGTTGAAAAGTATATCGGCGTTCGAAGAGGCGAGCACGATATGTTGAGCAAGATGggcaagagagagaggaagacTTGGTTGATTGAACGTTACTGA
- a CDS encoding uncharacterized protein (EggNog:ENOG410PJ7F), which yields MKKCKGQLFLDRFKLFESVLTPDDIASAVKTPKMGEDDAKLQGAVLEPSGGLALKTTEQLAGNPGGPESTAVHDDIATLPDATSPDLHLSHPTDQENSFIWKLQSVAWKDALTVPQFIEGCAYVTTLPLAKNKGMTQWILVDKTLPPGRRQILASCESVRKRSLTSDANGNVTETITHGVASVYCNPRYRRRGYASRMLTELGKVLATWQVEGFTKVAASVLFSDIGSKFYAAVGWQPFSSYHIEFSPAPLESRSATCVLAEEVGQLCADDESIIRQAMARPYKDGRARHMILPDHDHMLWHHHKEEFDCEKLLAKKPHIKGAIAGEPGNRVWAIWIHRFYKSPDGCSGNVLYILRLVIENTLLLDDFSDDNKRPDLPVKELRAVLQAAQAEAANWKLQHVKLWDPSPLAEELIKRTGIDHRRVVRENDGICCLRWYGDGDEQEKSLSWIGKQKYCWC from the coding sequence ATGAAGAAGTGCAAGGGACAGCTTTTCTTGGATAGATTTAAGTTATTCGAATCAGTTCTCACCCCAGACGATATCGCTTCTGCAGTCAAAACTCCGAAGATGGGCGAGGATGACGCGAAGTTACAGGGAGCAGTCCTCGAACCCTCGGGTGGTCTTGCTCTAAAGACAACAGAGCAACTTGCTGGGAATCCAGGCGGCCCTGAAAGCACGGCAGTGCACGATGACATTGCAACATTGCCGGATGCCACATCACCAGACCTCcatctcagccatccaaCGGACCAAGAAAATAGCTTCATTTGGAAACTCCAGTCAGTTGCTTGGAAAGACGCCCTGACTGTACCCCAATTTATAGAAGGATGCGCATATGTCACGACCCTCCCACTCGCGAAGAACAAGGGAATGACACAGTGGATTTTGGTGGATAAGACACTCCCTCCTGGTCGCCGGCAGATATTGGCTTCGTGTGAATCAGTTCGCAAGCGTTCATTGACCAGCGATGCCAACGGAAATGTCACCGAGACAATCACGCATGGCGTTGCCAGCGTCTACTGCAATCCACGGTATCGACGTCGAGGATACGCTTCACGGATGTTGACCGAGTTGGGTAAAGTCCTGGCGACTTGGCAGGTGGAGGGATTCACCAAAGTCGCTGCAAGCGTGCTTTTTTCGGATATTGGGAGCAAGTTCTATGCCGCTGTGGGATGGCAACCGTTCTCGAGCTACCACATTGAATTCAGTCCCGCCCCACTTGAGAGCCGCAGTGCTACTTGTGTTCTTGCTGAAGAGGTAGGTCAGCTCTGTGCAGATGACGAATCAATAATCCGCCAGGCTATGGCTCGTCCATATAAGGACGGAAGAGCTAGACACATGATTCTTCCTGATCATGATCATATGCTCTGGCATCACCACAAAGAAGAGTTTGACTGCGAGAAACTGCTGGCAAAAAAGCCGCATATTAAAGGGGCCATTGCAGGAGAACCGGGCAATAGAGTATGGGCTATCTGGATCCATCGGTTTTATAAATCTCCAGACGGGTGTTCGGGCAACGTGCTATACATCTTACGACTAGTCATTGAGAATACCTTACTTCTGGACGATTTCTCCGATGATAACAAACGGCCCGATTTACCGGTGAAAGAACTTAGAGCAGTCCTGCAAGCGGCGCAGGCTGAGGCAGCGAACTGGAAATTACAACATGTGAAATTGTGGGATCCCTCGCCCCTGGCCGAAGAATTAATCAAACGCACAGGGATAGACCATCGTAGAGTGGTGCGAGAGAATGATGGGATCTGTTGTTTGAGATGGTACGGGGACGGGGACGAGCAGGAAAAGTCGCTGAGTTGGATTGGAAAGCAGAAGTACTGCTGGTGCTAA
- a CDS encoding uncharacterized protein (EggNog:ENOG410PNBQ~COG:S~BUSCO:4668at33183) translates to MGTEAGEGRRLVLCFDGTGNRYKGNESDTNVVKIYEMLDRHNKKQYHYYQPGIGTFSTGSSGSGLTWFGRMRASMSQLFDQAVGRTFEYHVSCGYKFLMKYYEPGDDIYIFGFSRGAYTARFLAEMIEMVGLLSQGNEEMVQFIFASFSGVQQTRGKRIKTRKELEHDEYLQKFKRTFCRPDVRVHFLGLFDCVNSVAQFEIPFRRHSYRYIAKAPARHIRHAVSIHERRLKFKPALFVFEEQSKNADIKEVWFAGNHCDVGGGFRYEGGLKCLLSDIPLAWMVEEVFALEDTPAGKLAFQKSTIENLKHVKTGREMGEDLSSFSKPPLDAPLINIPKHHDFLSINRGASWGKTFLWWIIEILPFFTRLELEHDEWNPRYWPPNFGAERDIPQDAEIHNSVEEMCKAGLLKKMPKLGGDDAPLLKDPLIVFRVFMPWKWRFMPKKRIV, encoded by the exons ATGGGAACTGAGGCTGGTGAAGGCCGTCGCCTTGTCCTTTGTTTCGACGGCACCGGGAATAGATACAAAGGAAATGAATCCGATACTAATGTCGTCAAAATATATGAGATGCTGGATAGGCATAATAAGAAACAATATCACTACTATCAAC CCGGCATTGGAACATTTAGCACTGGGTCCAGCGGCTCAGGTTTAACATGGTTTGGTCGCATGAGGGCTAGCATGAGCCAGTTGTTTGACCAAGCCGTAGGTAGAACCTTCGAATACCATGTGAGCTGCGGATATAAGTTCTTGATGAAATATTATGAACCCGGGGACGATATCTACATCTTCGGTTTCTCTCGCGGTGCATATACCGCCAGATTCTTAGCAGAAATGATCGAGATGGTTGGCCTGCTTTCTCAAGGCAATGAGGAAATGGTGCAGTTTATCTTTGCTTCCTTCAGCGGAGTGCAGCAGACAAGAGGAAAGAGAATAAAGACGAGAAAGGAGCTGGAGCACGATGAATACTTGCAGAAATTCAAGCGAACATTCTGTCGTCCTGATGTCCGAGTTCATTTTCTTGGTCTCTTCGATTGTGTGAACAGCGTTGCTCAGTTTGAAATACCATTCAGAAGGCACTCTTACCGATATATAGCAAAG GCTCCTGCAAGACACATCCGGCATGCTGTCTCCATCCATGAGCGCCGTCTCAAGTTCAAACCTGCTCTTTTTGTATTTGAAGAGCAGTCAAAGAATGCTGACATCAAAGAAGTCTGGTTCGCAGGAAATCATTGTGATGTCGGCGGCGGATTCCGATACGAGGGCGGCTTAAAATGCCTGCTATCCGACATCCCGCTAGCCTGGATGGTTGAAGAGGTTTTTGCCCTAGAAGATACACCAGCCGGCAAGCTCGCTTTTCAAAAGTCCACCATCGAAAACCTCAAGCACGTGAAAACTGGTCGCGAAATGGGTGAAGACCTGTCTTCATTTTCGAAGCCGCCGTTAGACGCACCTCTCATCAACATACCAAAGCATCACGATTTTCTCTCAATAAACCGTGGAGCATCCTGGGGTAAAACATTCTTGTGGTGGATCATAG AAATCCTACCGTTCTTCACACGTCTCGAACTTGAACATGATGAGTGGAATCCCCGCTACTGGCCGCCGAACTTTGGAGCCGAAAGAGATATCCCGCAGGATGCAGAGATCCATAATTCGGTGGAGGAGATGTGTAAAGCTGGGTTGTTGAAGAAGATGCCCAAGCTTGGCGGAGATGATGCGCCACTCCTCAAGGATCCTCTTATAGTATTCCGCGTCTTTATGCCGTGGAAGTGGCGTTTCATGCCAAAAAAGCGTATCGTGTAA
- a CDS encoding uncharacterized protein (SECRETED:SignalP(1-19)~TransMembrane:1 (n3-14c19/20o220-246i)), with the protein MWLVRLYCSLFLLLPVVLAAPLSQWLLSAVTTRWSQHGSDASARVTWRQSMLLEGKHRYNGDGSEVAPTLEVLTRAEKSRPGDRWPYEFSSLTPEMVSGLDSSEDNKDVVFRSSEPQLGLDSPSSDLGHVEEYSAPSVSAFTSEHALEENKIQETSMRIVKFRYVTLFSREKEQSALASPFAESEDLFSFSESVDLNGCKGLSSIIVWISARPLRTWTTVFVLMFVLFILSVIIVETMTALANLVISTWKTRNSKGIRLDGAEQKLTAV; encoded by the coding sequence ATGTGGCTTGTGCGATTATACTGCTCCTTATTTCTTCTACTCCCGGTCGTCCTCGCTGCACCATTGTCCCAGTGGCTTCTCTCAGCGGTTACTACCCGTTGGAGCCAGCACGGAAGCGATGCTTCTGCACGCGTTACTTGGCGGCAATCGATGCTCCTCGAGGGCAAGCATCGTTATAACGGAGATGGCAGTGAGGTTGCCCCAACTCTCGAGGTTTTGACTCGCGCAGAGAAGTCGAGACCTGGCGATAGGTGGCCGTATGAATTTTCGTCCTTGACTCCGGAAATGGTCAGCGGGTTGGATTCGTCAGAGGATAACAAGGACGTCGTCTTCAGGTCGTCTGAACCGCAGCTGGGCTTAGATTCACCGTCATCAGACCTAGGTCATGTGGAAGAATATTCAGCGCCCAGTGTTTCCGCTTTCACCAGCGAACATGCATTGGAAGAGAACAAAATCCAGGAAACCTCAATGAGAATCGTCAAATTTCGTTACGTAACTCTATTCTCTAGAGAAAAGGAACAATCAGCTCTTGCAAGTCCATTCGCAGAGTCAGAGGATCTATTTTCCTTCTCTGAGAGTGTCGATTTGAATGGATGCAAAGGCCTTTCCTCCATTATAGTGTGGATATCTGCGCGTCCCCTCCGTACCTGGACCACTGTGTTTGTGCTCATGTTTGTTCTCTTCATCCTCTCAGTTATAATCGTGGAGACCATGACGGCGTTGGCAAACCTTGTGATCTCGACATGGAAAACCCGGAACTCGAAAGGAATCCGGCTTGACGGTGCCGAGCAGAAACTTACCGCCGTGTAA
- a CDS encoding uncharacterized protein (EggNog:ENOG410PH7W~COG:C~BUSCO:5475at33183), whose amino-acid sequence MAKQYELPFQLDDPSLLHFDSFVNNEWVTAADGNRFEVVDPGTGKPWATCPTSTAKDVPSTVEAAHAAFEEYKKMNPRQKAMLLMKWDELIREARSDLAKILTHETGKPIPEALAEIDYALGFTWWFAGEAERIHGSISTPAAPNRRVFTIKQPIGVAAALVPWNFPIAMVLRKASAAFAAGCTMIVKPSPETPISTLVLGHLAKKAGYPPGVFNVLTTDLDSTPSLSEALCKHPLVKKVTFTGSTRIGKLIASHCAHGLKKLTLELGGNCPFIVFDDANLDQAISQLMSLKWRHAGQACITANRIYVQSGIYDKFVQLFKERTAALVVGHGAKDSTTMGPVTTPRTLEKAANQVEDARKLGGKVILGGKPKTDCGGGYFFEPTIITDMTQEMLISREETFAPIAAVYKFDTEEEAVKWANDTSMGLASYAFTKNVDRMWRMLENLEAGMIGMNTGNSSAAESPFGGIKESGYGKESGKDVAVNEYLITKTGTFTLEGQY is encoded by the exons ATGGCGAAACAGTATGAGCTCCCGTTCCAG CTCGATGACCCTAGTCTCCTCCACTTCGATTCATTCGTAAATAATGAATGGGTCACCGCTGCAGACGGAAACCGATTTGAGGTCGTAG ATCCCGGAACGGGTAAACCATGGGCTACCTGTCCCACGAGCACCGCGAAAGATGTTCCCAGTACAGTTGAAGCGGCCCACGCTGCATTCGAGGAatacaagaagatgaacccGCGCCAGAAAGCGATGCTATTAATGAAATGGGATGAACTTATTCGTGAAGCTCGTTCAGATCTGGCAAAGATCCTTACACATGAGACTGGGAAACCAATTCCAGAGGCATTAGCAGAAATCGACTATGCATTGGGATTCACTTGGTGGTTTGCCGGTGAAGCAGAGAGGATTCATGGTTCAATCTCTACTCCTGCAGCTCCGAACCGTCGCGTTTTCACAATCAAGCAACCAATCGGTGTCGCTGCCGCTCTGGTACCCTGGAACTTCCCAATCGCCATGGTCTTGCGCAAAGCCAGCGCTGCATTCGCTGCCGGCTGCACGATGATCGTTAAACCTAGCCCCGAAACCCCCATCAGTACACTCGTCCTTGGACACCTTGCCAAAAAGGCCGGCTATCCTCCAGGCGTCTTCAATGTTCTCACAACTGACTTAGACAGCACCCCATCCCTCAGTGAAGCTCTCTGCAAACATCCTCTGGTCAAAAAGGTGACCTTCACCGGGTCCACACGCATAGGCAAACTTATTGCCTCCCACTGCGCCCACGGCCTGAAAAAACTTACCCTCGAACTCGGTGGAAACTGCCCCTTTATCGTTTTCGACGATGCCAATTTGGACCAGGCCATCTCCCAACTCATGAGTCTGAAATGGCGACACGCTGGCCAGGCCTGCATCACCGCGAACAGAATCTACGTCCAGTCTGGTATCTACGACAAATTCGTCCAGCTATTCAAAGAACGCACCGCTGCTCTCGTAGTAGGCCACGGAGCGAAAGACAGCACCACCATGGGACCCGTCACCACACCTCGCACTCTCGAGAAAGCCGCAAACCAAGTTGAAGATGCACGCAAATTGGGTGGGAAGGTTATTCTCGGCGGAAAGCCCAAGACCGATTGTGGAGGTGGATATTTCTTTGAGCCAACTATCATCACAGATATGACCCAGGAGATGTTAATATCGCGAGAGGAGACTTTTGCACCCATCGCCGCCGTGTATAAATTCGATACAGAAGAAGAGGCGGTCAAATGGGCTAATGACACGAGTATGGGATTGGCGAGTTATGCGTTTACCAAGAATGTTGATCGAATGTGGAGGATGTTGGAGAACCTGGAGGCGGGTATGATTGGAATGAACACAG GCAATTCGTCTGCTGCTGAGTCACCATTCGGCGGTATTAAGGAGTCAGGCTACGGCAAGGAGAGTGGCAAGGATGTCGCTGTTAATGAATACTTGATAACCAAGACCGGAACATTTACGCTGGAAGGCCAATATTAA